A window of Tursiops truncatus isolate mTurTru1 chromosome 8, mTurTru1.mat.Y, whole genome shotgun sequence contains these coding sequences:
- the YIF1A gene encoding protein YIF1A isoform X2: MAYHSGYVAHGSKHRARAAPDPPPLFDDTSGVYSSQPGGYPAPGADVAFNVNHLIGDPVANMAMAYGGSIASHGKDMVHKELHRFVSVNKLKYFFAVDTAYVAKKLGLLVFPYTHQNWEVQYSRDVPLPPRQDLNAPDLYIPTMAFITYVLLAGMALGIQKRFSPEVLGLCASTALVWVVMEVLVLLLGVYLATVRSDLSTFHLLAYSGYKYVGMILSVLTGLLFGSDGYYVALAWTSSALMYFIVRSLRTAALGPDSMGGPAPRQRLQLYLTLGAAAFQPLMIYWLTFHLVR, encoded by the exons ATGGCTTATCACTCGGGCTACGTAGCCCACG GCTCCAAGCACAGGGCCCGGGCAGCTCCGGATCCCCCTCCCCTCTTCGATGACACAAGCGGTGTTTACTCCAGCCAGCCGGGGGGATACCCAGCCCCAGGAGCCGACGTGGCCTTCAATGTCAACCACTTGATTGGGGACCCAGTGGCCAACATGGCTATGGCCTATGGCGGCTCCATCGCATCCCATGGGAAGGACATGGTGCACAAGGAG ctaCACCGTTTTGTGTCTGTGAACAAACTCAAGTATTTTTTCGCTGTGGACACAGCCTATGTGGCCAAGAAGCTAGGGCTACTGGTCTTCCCCTACACACACCAG aaCTGGGAAGTGCAGTACAGTCGTGATGTGCCTTTGCCTCCGCGGCAAGACCTCAACGCCCCCGACCTCTATATCCCCA CAATGGCCTTCATCACCTACGTGCTGCTGGCTGGGATGGCGCTGGGCATTCAGAAAAG GTTCTCCCCAGAGGTGctgggcctgtgtgcgagcacggCACTGGTGTGGGTTGTGATGGAGGTGCTAGTTCTGCTCCTGGGCGTCTACCTGGCCACCGTGCGCAGCGACCTGAGCACCTTCCACCTGCTGGCCTACAGCGGCTACAAATATGTGGG GATGATCCTCAGTGTTCTCACGGGCCTGCTCTTCGGCAGCGATGGCTACTACGTGGCGCTGGCCTGGACTTCATCCGCACTCATGTACTTCATC GTGCGCTCTTTGCGAACAGCAGCCCTGGGCCCCGACAGCATGGGGGGCCCGGCCCCCCGGCAACGTCTCCAGCTCTACCTGACTCTGGGAGCTGCAGCCTTTCAGCCCCTCATGATATACTGGCTGACCTTCCACCTGGTCCGGTGA
- the YIF1A gene encoding protein YIF1A isoform X3 codes for MAYHSGYVAHGSKHRARAAPDPPPLFDDTSGVYSSQPGGYPAPGADVAFNVNHLIGDPVANMAMAYGGSIASHGKDMVHKELHRFVSVNKLKYFFAVDTAYVAKKLGLLVFPYTHQNWEVQYSRDVPLPPRQDLNAPDLYIPTMAFITYVLLAGMALGIQKRMILSVLTGLLFGSDGYYVALAWTSSALMYFILQLSPLFQVRSLRTAALGPDSMGGPAPRQRLQLYLTLGAAAFQPLMIYWLTFHLVR; via the exons ATGGCTTATCACTCGGGCTACGTAGCCCACG GCTCCAAGCACAGGGCCCGGGCAGCTCCGGATCCCCCTCCCCTCTTCGATGACACAAGCGGTGTTTACTCCAGCCAGCCGGGGGGATACCCAGCCCCAGGAGCCGACGTGGCCTTCAATGTCAACCACTTGATTGGGGACCCAGTGGCCAACATGGCTATGGCCTATGGCGGCTCCATCGCATCCCATGGGAAGGACATGGTGCACAAGGAG ctaCACCGTTTTGTGTCTGTGAACAAACTCAAGTATTTTTTCGCTGTGGACACAGCCTATGTGGCCAAGAAGCTAGGGCTACTGGTCTTCCCCTACACACACCAG aaCTGGGAAGTGCAGTACAGTCGTGATGTGCCTTTGCCTCCGCGGCAAGACCTCAACGCCCCCGACCTCTATATCCCCA CAATGGCCTTCATCACCTACGTGCTGCTGGCTGGGATGGCGCTGGGCATTCAGAAAAG GATGATCCTCAGTGTTCTCACGGGCCTGCTCTTCGGCAGCGATGGCTACTACGTGGCGCTGGCCTGGACTTCATCCGCACTCATGTACTTCATC CTTCAGCTCTCTCCTTTATTCCAGGTGCGCTCTTTGCGAACAGCAGCCCTGGGCCCCGACAGCATGGGGGGCCCGGCCCCCCGGCAACGTCTCCAGCTCTACCTGACTCTGGGAGCTGCAGCCTTTCAGCCCCTCATGATATACTGGCTGACCTTCCACCTGGTCCGGTGA
- the RAB1B gene encoding ras-related protein Rab-1B codes for MNPEYDYLFKLLLIGDSGVGKSCLLLRFADDTYTESYISTIGVDFKIRTIELDGKTIKLQIWDTAGQERFRTITSSYYRGAHGIIVVYDVTDQESYANVKQWLQEIDRYASENVNKLLVGNKSDLTTKKVVDNTTAKEFADSLGIPFLETSAKNATNVEQAFMTMAAEIKKRMGPGAASGGERPNLKIDSTPVKQAGGGCC; via the exons ATGAACCCCGAATA TGACTACCTATTTAAGCTGCTTTTGATTGGTGACTCGGGCGTGGGCAAGTCCTGCCTGCTCCTGCGGTTTGCT GATGACACATACACAGAGAGCTACATCAGCACCATCGGGGTGGACTTCAAGATCCGAACCATTGAGCTGGATGGCAAAACCATCAAACTTCAGATC TGGGACACAGCTGGTCAGGAACGGTTCCGGACCATCACTTCCAGCTACTACCGGGGGGCTCACGGCATCATCGTGGTGTACGACGTCACCGACCAG GAATCCTATGCCAACGTGAAGCAGTGGCTACAGGAGATCGACCGCTATGCCAGCGAGAATGTCAATAAGCTCCTGGTGGGCAACAAGAGCGACCTCACCACCAAGAAGGTGGTGGATAACACCACAGCCAAG GAGTTTGCAGATTCTCTGGGCATCCCCTTCCTGGAGACGAGTGCCAAGAATGCTACCAATGTCGAGCAGGCGTTCATGACCATGGCTGCTGAGATCAAAAAGCGGATGGGGCCTGGGGCAGCGTCAGGGGGTGAGCGGCCCAACCTCAAGATTGACAGCACCCCTGTGAAGCAGGCTGGTGGCGGCTGTTGCTAG
- the YIF1A gene encoding protein YIF1A isoform X4 encodes MAYHSGYVAHGSKHRARAAPDPPPLFDDTSGVYSSQPGGYPAPGADVAFNVNHLIGDPVANMAMAYGGSIASHGKDMVHKELHRFVSVNKLKYFFAVDTAYVAKKLGLLVFPYTHQNWEVQYSRDVPLPPRQDLNAPDLYIPTMAFITYVLLAGMALGIQKRMILSVLTGLLFGSDGYYVALAWTSSALMYFIVRSLRTAALGPDSMGGPAPRQRLQLYLTLGAAAFQPLMIYWLTFHLVR; translated from the exons ATGGCTTATCACTCGGGCTACGTAGCCCACG GCTCCAAGCACAGGGCCCGGGCAGCTCCGGATCCCCCTCCCCTCTTCGATGACACAAGCGGTGTTTACTCCAGCCAGCCGGGGGGATACCCAGCCCCAGGAGCCGACGTGGCCTTCAATGTCAACCACTTGATTGGGGACCCAGTGGCCAACATGGCTATGGCCTATGGCGGCTCCATCGCATCCCATGGGAAGGACATGGTGCACAAGGAG ctaCACCGTTTTGTGTCTGTGAACAAACTCAAGTATTTTTTCGCTGTGGACACAGCCTATGTGGCCAAGAAGCTAGGGCTACTGGTCTTCCCCTACACACACCAG aaCTGGGAAGTGCAGTACAGTCGTGATGTGCCTTTGCCTCCGCGGCAAGACCTCAACGCCCCCGACCTCTATATCCCCA CAATGGCCTTCATCACCTACGTGCTGCTGGCTGGGATGGCGCTGGGCATTCAGAAAAG GATGATCCTCAGTGTTCTCACGGGCCTGCTCTTCGGCAGCGATGGCTACTACGTGGCGCTGGCCTGGACTTCATCCGCACTCATGTACTTCATC GTGCGCTCTTTGCGAACAGCAGCCCTGGGCCCCGACAGCATGGGGGGCCCGGCCCCCCGGCAACGTCTCCAGCTCTACCTGACTCTGGGAGCTGCAGCCTTTCAGCCCCTCATGATATACTGGCTGACCTTCCACCTGGTCCGGTGA
- the YIF1A gene encoding protein YIF1A isoform X1, with protein sequence MAYHSGYVAHGSKHRARAAPDPPPLFDDTSGVYSSQPGGYPAPGADVAFNVNHLIGDPVANMAMAYGGSIASHGKDMVHKELHRFVSVNKLKYFFAVDTAYVAKKLGLLVFPYTHQNWEVQYSRDVPLPPRQDLNAPDLYIPTMAFITYVLLAGMALGIQKRFSPEVLGLCASTALVWVVMEVLVLLLGVYLATVRSDLSTFHLLAYSGYKYVGMILSVLTGLLFGSDGYYVALAWTSSALMYFILQLSPLFQVRSLRTAALGPDSMGGPAPRQRLQLYLTLGAAAFQPLMIYWLTFHLVR encoded by the exons ATGGCTTATCACTCGGGCTACGTAGCCCACG GCTCCAAGCACAGGGCCCGGGCAGCTCCGGATCCCCCTCCCCTCTTCGATGACACAAGCGGTGTTTACTCCAGCCAGCCGGGGGGATACCCAGCCCCAGGAGCCGACGTGGCCTTCAATGTCAACCACTTGATTGGGGACCCAGTGGCCAACATGGCTATGGCCTATGGCGGCTCCATCGCATCCCATGGGAAGGACATGGTGCACAAGGAG ctaCACCGTTTTGTGTCTGTGAACAAACTCAAGTATTTTTTCGCTGTGGACACAGCCTATGTGGCCAAGAAGCTAGGGCTACTGGTCTTCCCCTACACACACCAG aaCTGGGAAGTGCAGTACAGTCGTGATGTGCCTTTGCCTCCGCGGCAAGACCTCAACGCCCCCGACCTCTATATCCCCA CAATGGCCTTCATCACCTACGTGCTGCTGGCTGGGATGGCGCTGGGCATTCAGAAAAG GTTCTCCCCAGAGGTGctgggcctgtgtgcgagcacggCACTGGTGTGGGTTGTGATGGAGGTGCTAGTTCTGCTCCTGGGCGTCTACCTGGCCACCGTGCGCAGCGACCTGAGCACCTTCCACCTGCTGGCCTACAGCGGCTACAAATATGTGGG GATGATCCTCAGTGTTCTCACGGGCCTGCTCTTCGGCAGCGATGGCTACTACGTGGCGCTGGCCTGGACTTCATCCGCACTCATGTACTTCATC CTTCAGCTCTCTCCTTTATTCCAGGTGCGCTCTTTGCGAACAGCAGCCCTGGGCCCCGACAGCATGGGGGGCCCGGCCCCCCGGCAACGTCTCCAGCTCTACCTGACTCTGGGAGCTGCAGCCTTTCAGCCCCTCATGATATACTGGCTGACCTTCCACCTGGTCCGGTGA
- the CNIH2 gene encoding protein cornichon homolog 2 isoform X2 yields the protein MAFTFAAFCYMLTLVLCASLIFFVIWHIIAFDELRTDFKNPIDQGNPARARERLKNIERICCLLRKLVVPEYSIHGLFCLMFLCAAEWVTLGLNIPLLFYHLWRYFHRPADGSEVMYDAVSIMNADILNYCQKESWCKLAFYLLSFFYYLYSMVYTLVSF from the exons ATGGCGTTCACCTTCGCCGCGTTCTGCTACATGCTCACCCTGGTGCTGTGCGCCTCTCTCATCTTCTTTGTCATCTGGCAC ATCATAGCCTTTGACGAGCTGCGGACCGACTTCAAGAACCCCATCGACCAGGGGAACCCAGCGCGGGCA CGCGAGCGTTTAAAAAACATCGAACGCATCTGCTGCCTCCTGAGGAAG CTGGTGGTCCCAGAATACTCCATCCACGGCCTCTTCTGTCTGATGTTTCTGTGTGCAGCAGAGTGGGTGACCCTGGGCCTCAACATCCCCCTCCTCTTCTACCACCTCTGGAG gTACTTCCACCGTCCTGCGGATGGCTCTGAGGTCATGTATGACGCGGTCTCCATCATGAATGCTGACATCCTCAACTACTGCCAGAAGGAGTCCTGGTGCAAACTCGCCTTCTACCTGCTCTCCTTCTTCTATTACCTGTACAG TATGGTTTATACGTTGGTGAGTTTCTAA
- the CNIH2 gene encoding protein cornichon homolog 2 isoform X1 → MVTVAMGTARLLSCRAAGNAAESALAPPGGHVQGGGGRGRGAGRPQCPLLHLHHCGLFLSLQRERLKNIERICCLLRKLVVPEYSIHGLFCLMFLCAAEWVTLGLNIPLLFYHLWRYFHRPADGSEVMYDAVSIMNADILNYCQKESWCKLAFYLLSFFYYLYSMVYTLVSF, encoded by the exons ATGGTGACGGTCGCTATGGGGACGGCGCGGCTGCTTTCCTGCCGCGCCGCCGGAAACGCCGCAGAGTCTGCTCTGGCGCCCCCTGGCGGCCACGTGCAGGGAGGGGGGGGGCGTGGGAGGGGGGCGGGGCGCCCCCAGTGCCCGCTCCTTCACCTCCACCATTGCGGTCTTTTCCTCTCCCTACAGCGCGAGCGTTTAAAAAACATCGAACGCATCTGCTGCCTCCTGAGGAAG CTGGTGGTCCCAGAATACTCCATCCACGGCCTCTTCTGTCTGATGTTTCTGTGTGCAGCAGAGTGGGTGACCCTGGGCCTCAACATCCCCCTCCTCTTCTACCACCTCTGGAG gTACTTCCACCGTCCTGCGGATGGCTCTGAGGTCATGTATGACGCGGTCTCCATCATGAATGCTGACATCCTCAACTACTGCCAGAAGGAGTCCTGGTGCAAACTCGCCTTCTACCTGCTCTCCTTCTTCTATTACCTGTACAG TATGGTTTATACGTTGGTGAGTTTCTAA